A portion of the Nitratidesulfovibrio termitidis HI1 genome contains these proteins:
- a CDS encoding Fic family protein, with protein sequence MITTTLRITPEFLGLIAEIDEFKGAWKALGTLAPERLSALRRVATIESVGSSTRIEGSRLSDSEVERLLAHLSDHAFTTRDEEEVAGYAQTMEQIFQAWEHITLTENHIRQLHRDLLRHSHKDERHRGGYKTAPSNVAAFDGEGRQIGIVFETAAPFDTPRLMRELVEWTNATLETRSLHPLLVIGIFTVAFLAIHPFQDGNGRLSRILITLLLLRCGYGYTPYSSLESAIENNREGYYLALRQTQVTIRTETPDWQPWLLFFLRALHQQMQRLERKVERERILLATLPELSLRIMDHARAHGRVTLKEMTILTGASRNTLKEHFRKLVESGQLAMQGKGRGVWYRLG encoded by the coding sequence ACGCCGGAATTTCTTGGCCTGATCGCGGAAATAGATGAGTTCAAGGGCGCCTGGAAGGCACTGGGCACCCTTGCGCCCGAACGCCTTTCGGCCCTGCGCCGGGTGGCCACCATCGAAAGCGTTGGCTCGTCCACCCGCATCGAGGGCAGCAGGCTGTCCGACAGCGAGGTGGAACGGCTGCTGGCGCACCTTTCCGACCATGCCTTCACCACGCGCGACGAGGAAGAGGTGGCAGGCTACGCGCAGACCATGGAGCAGATCTTTCAGGCATGGGAGCACATCACCCTGACGGAAAACCACATCCGCCAGTTGCACCGGGACCTGTTGCGCCACAGCCACAAGGACGAACGCCATCGGGGCGGGTACAAGACCGCGCCGAGCAACGTGGCGGCCTTCGACGGGGAGGGGCGGCAGATCGGCATCGTCTTCGAGACCGCAGCCCCCTTCGACACGCCGCGCCTGATGCGCGAACTGGTCGAATGGACCAACGCCACGCTGGAAACCAGAAGCCTGCATCCGCTGCTGGTCATCGGCATCTTCACCGTGGCCTTCCTGGCCATCCACCCCTTTCAGGATGGCAACGGACGCCTGTCGCGCATCCTGATCACGCTTCTGCTGCTGCGCTGCGGCTACGGCTACACGCCGTACAGTTCGCTGGAAAGCGCCATCGAGAACAACAGGGAAGGTTACTACCTGGCACTGCGCCAGACGCAGGTGACCATCCGCACCGAAACGCCCGACTGGCAGCCCTGGCTGCTGTTCTTTCTGCGTGCCCTGCACCAGCAGATGCAGCGGCTGGAACGGAAGGTGGAGCGGGAACGCATCCTGCTGGCGACCCTGCCGGAACTTTCCCTGCGCATCATGGACCATGCCCGCGCGCATGGCCGGGTAACGCTGAAGGAAATGACCATTCTGACCGGGGCCAGCCGGAACACCCTGAAGGAACACTTCCGCAAGTTGGTGGAAAGCGGTCAGCTTGCCATGCAGGGCAAGGGCCGGGGGGTGTGGTACAGGCTTGGGTAA